The Microterricola viridarii genome segment CGGCGGGGCAGTGGCCAAGCCAGGGTGCGAGCTCGTCGGCGATCTCGCCGTGGTGGGTGCGCTCGCCCTCGTAGCCGAGCTCGCGGGCGGTCGCCGCCCAGCGCGGGCCATGCCCGGCCCGGGGGCCGACCAGCGCGTGCGCGACCTCGTGCAGCAGGATCTGATGGATCTCGTCGTCGTCGTAACGGGCAGCCAGATAGCGCGAGACGGTGATGTGCTTCGAGGTGAAGTTGCAGAGGCCGGCGCGCTTCTTCGCATTGTCGAAGCCGAACGACCAGGCGGGGTCGAGGTGCAGGGCGATCAGCGCGTTCGCCCAGTGCCTCACGCGGTCAAGATCTGCCATGGCATGAGGATACTGCGCGGCACCGACGCCGAGGAATAGCGATATTCAGCGGCTCAGCGAGATCCGGCCGGCGATCGGCAGGGTCTCCATCATCGACTCGGCGAGCAGCGACTCGACCACCAGCACCGAGGTCAGCGAGGCCTCCATCAGGTCGGCCGGTGCGCCGTGCTTCTCACGCAGGAACACCGCCGCCTTGAAATCGATGAGGGCGGATGACAGGTCTCCCGCGTCGAAGTGCACCTTGCCGCGGTGCTGCCGGGCGAAGGCCTCGATGCGGGTCCACTCGTGTGTGGCGGCATCCTCGACGACGGCCGACATCTCAGATTCCGCCTCGACCAGCTTGCCCTGGAACTGCAGCACCTGGGCCCGCCGCAGCCTGGCCTTGACGTTGTCTTTGCGGTCCCCGGTGAAGCGGGTGAGGCGCAGCGCCTCGTTGGCAACCTCGAAGGCCTCGTCGAGACGGCCGAGCAGCCGCAGCAGCGCGGTGCGCTCGGCCAGCGCGCTCAGGCTGCGCAACTCTGCGAGTTCGGCGAGGCGCTCTTCGGCGGCCTGCAGGTCCACCTTCTCGCGCAGGGTGACGGGGTCGTAGCCAAGAATGATGCTCAGGGGGTCTTCCAGACGTGCGTCGCGAGGCTATCGCGTGGCGGGGTGTTCCCTCCACGATAACCCGCGACGGGCCCGCACGCAGCCACACCCGCGGACCGGTCGCCGTCCGCAGGTGCCGCCTCTCAGCCGGGCGCCGGCGCGAGCGCCACCTGCCACAGCCTGTCGTCGTCGATGCCCGGGTCGCCGCGCCCGTCGGTGTTGTTGCTGAGGAACCACAGCGTGCCGTCCGGGCCGGCCGCGACGTCGCGGATGCGCCCGAACTCCCCGACGAACCAGGGCGTCGCCGGCTGGCCGGAATCCGGCACCCAGCGCCACAGGCGCTCGCCGCGCAGCGCCGCGATGAACACGGTGTCGTTCACCACGGCCAGACCGCTCGGGCTGGCCTCGTCCGTCGGCCACTGCTGCACAGGGTCGACGAAGCGCGGGTCGCCCGCTGCCCCCTCGACGACGGGCCAGCCATAGTTGCTGCCCGGGGTCACCAGGTTCAGCTCGTCCCAGGTGTCCTGCCCGAACTCGGCGGCCCAGAGGCGCCCGCGGGAATCCCAGCCGATGCCCTGCGGGTTGCGGTGGCCGAGGCTCCAGACCAGGTTGCCGAACGGGTTGTCGGCCGGCACGGCCCCCGTCGGACTCATCCGCAGGATCTTGCCGCCGAGGTAGTCGGTGCTCTGGGCGCCCTCACGGTTGCCGGCGTCGCCGGCGGTGGCGTAGAGCATGCCGTCCGGGCCGAAGGCGATGCGCCCGCCGTCGTGGTTGCTGGCGCGAGGGATCCCGCCGGTGACGGGCTCGGCCGCGCCGAGCGCGAGAGCGCCCGGCGCGCCCTGCAGCTGCATCCGCACGATGCGGTTGTCGGAGTCGCTGGTGAAGTAGGCGTACACCCAGGTTCCGGGGGAGCCCGCTTCGGCCGCGAGGGCGGCCAACCCGAGCAGCCCGCCCTCGCCACCGGGCGCAACCCCGGCCACGGTGCCGACGACTCGTGTGCTGCCGTCCGCCAACAGTTCGAGCACGTCAGCGCTGTCGCGCTCGCTGATGAGCGTGGTGCCATCCGGCACTGCCATGCCGTCGGCGGTGGTGACCGCGCTCCCGGCGCGCGCGCCGACGCCGGCCGCCGTCAGGCGCAAGATCGACCATGGCGCGTCGAGCCGGCTGGTGACCACACTCGGCGCGCCGCTGGGCTGCACCGGAACGAGCACGGGCTGAGCGGATGCCGGGGCGCTTGCCGTCGGCCGCGGCTCGGCGCTCGCCGTCGCACCCGTGCTCGGGGGAGTCGGCGCCGGGGCTGTGCAGCCGGCGAGCAGCAGCGCTGGCAGTAATAGTGCAGGCAGCGCGGCAGGCAGCGCGGCGAGCGACCTCGTGCGCGAGCCCCCGGGCCCGCGGTGCGTGTACGGTCCGCTCATGGGCGCCTCCCGTCTTCCGGAATCCACCCAGTCTCCGCCATCGCGCTCGCCGCGGCCACCTGTGTCCCAGAGGTGCCGGCCCGGCGCGGATTAGCGCTTCAGCGTGAAGATGGTGCGTTCCGGCAGTGGCGAGGCGGTCGCCGTGTCATCCGTGACGATGCTGCCGGCGTTCGCGAAGGCGTCGAGCTCGGCCCCGTCGATCACCTTGGCCGGGTGCGGCCCGCCCGCGAGCAGGCGCGGCAGCCAGTCCGTGTCGATCGGGTTCGGCGCCGCCACGAACACGAAGTTGCCGAAGCGGCGACCCTTCAACACCTGCGCCTCGGCCATCGCGATCACGTGCGGCAGCACCGAGCGCAGCGTCGCCGCCTGCGCCTTGGCGAAGGCCGAGCCGGGGCCGTCGGCCACGTTGACCAGGATCACGCCGCGCGGCGAGAGCAGCGGGGCGGCGAGGGCGTAGAACTCGCGGCTGGTCACGTGGGCCGGTGTGCGCGCGCCGGAAAAGATGTCGATGACGACGAGGTCAACGGTGCCGTGCAGGCCCGGCGGCAGCTTGCCGAGCACCTCGCGGGCGTCGCCGTGCCGCACCCGGATCTGCGCGCGCTTCGACCACGGCAGCTCGGTGCGCACGAACTCGACGAGGTCGCTCTCGATCTCGACAACCTGCTGCCGAGAGCCCGGCCGGGTCGCCTCCACGTAGCGGGGGATGGTGAGCGCGCCGGCACCCAGGTGCACCGCGGTGATCGGCTCGCCCGGGTCGCCGATCAGGTCGATGACGTGGCCCATGCGCTGGATGTACTCGAAGAACAGCTCGCCGGGGTTGGCCATGTTCACGTGGGACTGCGGGGTGCCGTCGACGACCAGCTGGTAGGCGCCGTCGACGTATTCGTCCGGCGCGATCTCCGCCAGGTGCCCGCTGAGGCCGAGCGTCACGCTCGGGATGTCGTCATTGCCGCGCCGTGAACCCATGCCACAAGGGTACGTCCCCTGGCGCGGGGCGCAGCGTCGCGAAAGGCGGCAGCCAGAATCCGCGGAATCGGGCGGACGGTTGCCGGGGTTTGGCTGGTTTCGACAGGCCACATGAGCGCGAAACGAGGCCTCCGAAGGGCGAAGCTGCGTTATACCCGAGAATTCAAATCAGGTCAACATTTGGCTGGACATGGCGCGCCAACGCGCCTATAGTTGATCTTTGCGCTCCCAGACATTTCTATGCCCTCATATTGCGGTCGGCCTTGTGTCTCCTCGGTTTTCCGAGGCGCCACGCATTGAGCGTCTGTGGAGTTCTCCTTACTGATCGTAACGACCCGACGGGGTCCACGGAGGTTATTTCCTTGGCTGCTGCGCGCAACGCAACCACCAACACACCCAAGAACGGTCGCGCCGCATCGCGTCTCTCGTTCGCAAAGATCACTGACACCCTGACGGTCCCTGACCTTCTGGCTCTGCAGACCGAGAGCTTTGACTGGCTCGTCGGTAACGACGCCTGGAAGGCTCGTCTTGCAGAGGCAAAGGCCGAGGGTCGTACAGACCTGCCGGAGCACACCGGCCTCGACGAGATCTTCGAGGAGATCTCGCCCATCGAGGACCTCGGCGAAACGATGCAGCTCAGCTTCACCAACCCGGAGCTCGAGCCTGAGAAGTACACCATCGACGAGTGCAAGCAGAAGGGCAAGACCTACTCTGCGCCCCTCTACGTGAACGCCGAGTTCATGAACCACCTCACCGGTGAGATCAAGACTCAGACCGTGTTCATGGGTGACTTCCCGCTGATGACCCCCAAGGGCACCTTCGTGATCAACGGCTCGGAGCGCGTCGTCGTCTCCCAGCTCGTTCGTTCGCCCGGTGTGTACTTTGAGCGCCAGCAGGAGAAGACCTCCGACAAGGACATCTTCTCTGCCCGCGTGATCCCGAGCCGTGGTGCATGGCTCGAGTTCGAGATCGACAAGCGCGACCAGGTCGGCGTTCGCATCGACCGCAAGCGCAAGCAGTCCGTCACCGTGTTCCTCAAGGCTCTCGGACTCACCTCCGAAGAGATCATGGAGGAGTTCAAGGGCTTCGCATCGATCGAGCTCACCCTCGAGAAGGACGCCATCCTCACCAAGGAAGAGGCGCTCAAGGACATCTACCGCAAGCTCCGCCCGGGCGAGCAGGTTGCCGCCGAGGCCGCGCGTGCGCTGCTGGACAACTTCTACTTCAACCCGAAGCGCTACGACCTGGCCAAGGTCGGTCGTTACAAGATCAACAACAAGCTCGGCCTCGAGGCCCCGCTGACCGACTCGGTGCTGACCGTCCAGGACATCATCGCGACGATCAAGTACCTCGTTTCGCTGCACGACGGCCAGACCACGATCCGTGGCACCCGTCAGGGCAAGGCTGTTGACCTGCGCATCGACACCGACGACATCGACAACTTCGGTAACCGTCGTATCCGCGCCGTCGGCGAGCTGATCCAGAACCAGGTCCGCACCGGTCTCTCCCGCATGGAGCGCGTCGTTCGCGAGCGCATGACCACGCAGGACATCGAGGCGATCACCCCGCAGACCCTGATCAACGTGCGCCCCGTCGTCGCCGCGATCAAGGAGTTCTTCGGAACCAGCCAGCTGTCCCAGTTCATGGACCAGAACAACCCCCTCGCGGGTCTGACGCACAAGCGTCGTCTCTCCGCGCTGGGCCCGGGTGGTCTGTCCCGTGACCGCGCCGGTGTTGAGGTTCGAGACGTTCACCCGTCCCACTACGGCCGCATGTGCCCGATTGAGACGCCTGAAGGCCCGAACATTGGTCTGATTGGTTCGCTCGCATCGTTCGCGCGCATCAACTCCTTCGGTTTCATCGAGACGCCGTACCGCAAGGTCGTCGACGGTGTCGTCACCGCGCAGATCGACTACCTGACCGCGATGGAAGAGGATGAGTACATCGTTGCTCAGGCCAACGCCCCGCTGAAGGCTGACGGTCGTTTCGCCGAGGACCGCGTTCTTGCTCGCAAGAAGGGCGGAGAGGTTGACCTCTTCGCACACGACGCAATTGGCTACATGGATGTCTCCCCGCGCCAGATGGTCTCGGTTGCAACCTCGCTGATTCCGTTCCTCGAGCACGATGACGCGAACCGCGCCCTCATGGGTGCCAACATGCAGCGTCAGGCTGTGCCGCTGCTGCGCAGCGACAGCCCGTACGTCGGTACCGGTATGGAAGGCTTCGCGGCCATCGATGCTGGTGACGTAGTCACCGCTGACAAGTCCGGTGTCGTCGCTGAGGTTTCGGCTGACGCCGTCACCATCCAGCTCGACGAGGGTGGCACGCAGAGCTACTTCATGCGCAAGTTCGACCGCTCCAACCAGGGCACCAGCTACAACAACCGTGTCGTCGTCTCCGCGGGTGACCGCATCGAGGCCGGCGAGGTTATTGCTGATGGCCCCGCGACCGACAACGGTGAGCTTGCCCTGGGCAAGAACCTGCTTGTCGCGTTCATGACGTGGGAGGGTCACAACTTCGAGGACGCCATCATCCTGAGCCAGAACCTGGTGAAGGATGACGTTCTCAGCTCGATTCACATCGAGGAGTACGACGTTGACGCTCGCGACACCAAGCTCGGCAAGGAAGAGATCACCCGTGACCTTCCGAACGTGAGCCCGGAGCTGCTGGCCGACCTCGACGAGCGCGGAATCATCCGCATTGGTGCAGAGGTTCGCCCCGGCGACATCCTCGTTGGCAAGGTCACGCCGAAGGGTGAGACCGAGCTCAGCGCCGAGGAGCGCCTGCTGCGCGCGATCTTCAACGAGAAGAGCCGCGAAGTCCGTGACACGAGCCTCAAGGTTCCCCACGGCGAGCAGGGCACCATCATCGGTGTCAAGGTCTTCGATTCCGAGCAGGATGACGAGCTCGGCTCTGGTGTGAACCAGCGCGTCGTCGTCTACATCGCCCAGAAGCGCAAGATCACCGAGGGTGACAAGCTCGCCGGTCGCCACGGCAACAAGGGTGTCATCTCCAAGATCCTTCCGGTCGAGGACATGCCCTTCCTTGCTGACGGCACCCCCGTCGACATCATCCTGAACCCGCTCGGTATCCCCGGTCGAATGAACTTCGGTCAGGTGCTGGAGACCCACCTTGGGTGGGTCGCCAAGCAGGGCTGGAAGGTTGAGGGAAGCCCCGCCTGGGCCAAGAAGCTGCCCAAGCAGGCTCACGAGGCTGCCCCCGGCACCAAGGTCGCGACGCCGGTATTCGACGGCGCGTCCGAGGAAGAGATCGAGGGTCTGCTTGACTCCACGACGCTCACCCGCGATGGCGACCGCCTGATCGACCGCACCGGAAAGGCCCTGCTGTTCGATGGCCGCTCCGGCGAGCCGTACCCGCAGCCGGTTTCTGTCGGCTACATGTACATCCTGAAGCTGCACCACCTCGTCGACGACAAGATTCACGCGCGTTCGACGGGCCCGTACTCGATGATCACCCAGCAGCCGCTCGGTGGTAAGGCGCAGTTCGGTGGACA includes the following:
- the rpoB gene encoding DNA-directed RNA polymerase subunit beta; this encodes MAAARNATTNTPKNGRAASRLSFAKITDTLTVPDLLALQTESFDWLVGNDAWKARLAEAKAEGRTDLPEHTGLDEIFEEISPIEDLGETMQLSFTNPELEPEKYTIDECKQKGKTYSAPLYVNAEFMNHLTGEIKTQTVFMGDFPLMTPKGTFVINGSERVVVSQLVRSPGVYFERQQEKTSDKDIFSARVIPSRGAWLEFEIDKRDQVGVRIDRKRKQSVTVFLKALGLTSEEIMEEFKGFASIELTLEKDAILTKEEALKDIYRKLRPGEQVAAEAARALLDNFYFNPKRYDLAKVGRYKINNKLGLEAPLTDSVLTVQDIIATIKYLVSLHDGQTTIRGTRQGKAVDLRIDTDDIDNFGNRRIRAVGELIQNQVRTGLSRMERVVRERMTTQDIEAITPQTLINVRPVVAAIKEFFGTSQLSQFMDQNNPLAGLTHKRRLSALGPGGLSRDRAGVEVRDVHPSHYGRMCPIETPEGPNIGLIGSLASFARINSFGFIETPYRKVVDGVVTAQIDYLTAMEEDEYIVAQANAPLKADGRFAEDRVLARKKGGEVDLFAHDAIGYMDVSPRQMVSVATSLIPFLEHDDANRALMGANMQRQAVPLLRSDSPYVGTGMEGFAAIDAGDVVTADKSGVVAEVSADAVTIQLDEGGTQSYFMRKFDRSNQGTSYNNRVVVSAGDRIEAGEVIADGPATDNGELALGKNLLVAFMTWEGHNFEDAIILSQNLVKDDVLSSIHIEEYDVDARDTKLGKEEITRDLPNVSPELLADLDERGIIRIGAEVRPGDILVGKVTPKGETELSAEERLLRAIFNEKSREVRDTSLKVPHGEQGTIIGVKVFDSEQDDELGSGVNQRVVVYIAQKRKITEGDKLAGRHGNKGVISKILPVEDMPFLADGTPVDIILNPLGIPGRMNFGQVLETHLGWVAKQGWKVEGSPAWAKKLPKQAHEAAPGTKVATPVFDGASEEEIEGLLDSTTLTRDGDRLIDRTGKALLFDGRSGEPYPQPVSVGYMYILKLHHLVDDKIHARSTGPYSMITQQPLGGKAQFGGQRFGEMEVWALEAYGAAYALQELLTIKSDDILGRVKVYEAIVKGENIQEPGIPESFKVLIKEMQSLCLNVEVLSADGTAVSLRDTDDEVFRAAEELGINISARFESSSVDEI
- a CDS encoding PQQ-dependent sugar dehydrogenase — protein: MLVPVQPSGAPSVVTSRLDAPWSILRLTAAGVGARAGSAVTTADGMAVPDGTTLISERDSADVLELLADGSTRVVGTVAGVAPGGEGGLLGLAALAAEAGSPGTWVYAYFTSDSDNRIVRMQLQGAPGALALGAAEPVTGGIPRASNHDGGRIAFGPDGMLYATAGDAGNREGAQSTDYLGGKILRMSPTGAVPADNPFGNLVWSLGHRNPQGIGWDSRGRLWAAEFGQDTWDELNLVTPGSNYGWPVVEGAAGDPRFVDPVQQWPTDEASPSGLAVVNDTVFIAALRGERLWRWVPDSGQPATPWFVGEFGRIRDVAAGPDGTLWFLSNNTDGRGDPGIDDDRLWQVALAPAPG
- a CDS encoding SprT-like domain-containing protein; translated protein: MADLDRVRHWANALIALHLDPAWSFGFDNAKKRAGLCNFTSKHITVSRYLAARYDDDEIHQILLHEVAHALVGPRAGHGPRWAATARELGYEGERTHHGEIADELAPWLGHCPAGHAHYRYRKPVRDLSCGLCGRGFSAANLISWEHRVITPAARRLAAAGGRVQGAQATLGNPIP
- a CDS encoding spermidine synthase — translated: MGSRRGNDDIPSVTLGLSGHLAEIAPDEYVDGAYQLVVDGTPQSHVNMANPGELFFEYIQRMGHVIDLIGDPGEPITAVHLGAGALTIPRYVEATRPGSRQQVVEIESDLVEFVRTELPWSKRAQIRVRHGDAREVLGKLPPGLHGTVDLVVIDIFSGARTPAHVTSREFYALAAPLLSPRGVILVNVADGPGSAFAKAQAATLRSVLPHVIAMAEAQVLKGRRFGNFVFVAAPNPIDTDWLPRLLAGGPHPAKVIDGAELDAFANAGSIVTDDTATASPLPERTIFTLKR